The Rubricoccus marinus nucleotide sequence ACGAAAGTACGCCACGGCTCCCGCCGAGGATTCAGGCAAGCGCCGTGCCCCTGGCGCCGCGGCGCCAGAGGCGGCCCGGATGGGAACGCGGGCGCGACGCCGCTAGCGGGTGGGTCGTTCGCGGTCTCACAACGCGCGTCGCCAGAGGCCGCACCCCGTGGCGTTCTCGGCCCCTCATGTCGGCTGGTTCTCCGGCGGGCAGGTCCTCCAGGACCGTACTACGCCGCCTCTGGCGCCAGAGGCGCGAGGCCCAGGTCGGCGATGTCGTAGAGCGGGTGCTCGGCAGTCATGGCGTGGACCTCGCCGCGCACGGCCTCGGCTTCCGTCCCGCCAGAGGCGATCACGCGGTCGATGAGGTCCGCCACGCGGCGGAAGTCGTCGGCGTCGAAGCCGCGCGTGGTCATCGCGGGGGCGCCGAGGCGGATGCCGCTGGTGACGAACGGGCTCTCGGGGTCGCCGGGGACCATGTTCTTGTTGACCGTGATGTCGGCCTCGCCTAGCCAAGCCTCGGCGTCCTTGCCGGTCACGCCCTTGGCACGGAGGTCGATCAGGCAGAGGTGGTTGTCCGTTCCGCCGCTCACGACGCCATAGCCGCGCTCCAACAGTGCCTCGGCCATGGCCTGCGCGTTCGCGATGGTCTGCTGCTGGTAGGCTGTGAACTCCGGCTTGAGCGCCTCGCCAAAGGCGACGGCCTTGGACGCGATCACGTGCATCAGCGGCCCGCCGATCGTCCCTGGGAAAACGGCGCTGTCCAAGTCTTGGCCTGTGCTTTTCGCGTTCCCGTTGCGGAACGTGGCACCAGAGGGCGAGGGCGCGTCCTTGCCCACGAGGAGCATCCCGCCGCGCGGTCCGCGGAGCGTTTTGTGCGTCGTCGTGCTGACAACGTGCGCGTGCGGTAGCGGGTCGTTGAGCAGGCCAGCGGCGATGAGTCCGGCGGTGTGCGCCATGTCCACCCACAGAATCGCACCGACCTCGTCGGCGATCTCGCGCATGGCGGCGTAGTCGAAGTCGCGGCTGTACGCGCTCGCGCCAACGCTGAGCATCCGGGGCTGCACCTCCTTGGCCTTGGCGCGCACGTGGTCCATGTCGATGCGGCCCGCCAGAGGCCCGCTTTCCTCCACGCCGTAAAAGTGCGCCTCGTAGAGCTTGCCGGAGAAGTTGACCGGCGAGCCGTGCGTGAGGTGGCCGCCGTGCGCGAGGTCGAGCCCGAGGAGCTTGTCGCCCGGGTCCATGAACGCGAGGTAGATGGCCTGGTTGGCCGTCGCGCCGGAGTGCGGCTGCACGTTCACCCAGTCGGCGCCGAAGAGCTTCTTGGCGCGGTCTCGCGCGAGGTCTTCCACCACGTCCACCTCTTCACAGCCGCCGTAGTAGCGCTTGCCGGGCAAGCCCTCGGCGTACTTGTTGGTCAGCGGGCTGCCCAGCGCTTGGAGCACGGCGGGGCTGACGAAGTTCTCGGAGGCGATCAGTTCGAAGCCGTCGTTTTGCCGCTCCACCTCGCGGTGGACGGACTGGAAGACCTCGGGATCCTGGCTCTGAAGCGCGTGCATGTCGGGGCGTGCTGTGGTGCCCCGAAGGTAGGCTGCGGAGCCTCTGGCGGTTCCGCCGTCGCGACCGTTTCACGCGAGGAGGGCTCGGCCCTCAACACGCCACAGAACGGGGCGGGCAGACCGACCGATTTGCGCGCGGAGCCCCAGTGGCCTCTGGCGCCAGAGGCTATCGCGCGATCTGGTCGCGGACGAGCGTCTGCAGGTCCTCCGGCTGCTTGATCGGCACGAACTGGCCCGCGATGCCGAGGAAGACCCACTCGCCGCCCTCGCGGCGGCCATTGAGGTCCAGCTCATAGGTGCTCGCAATGCCGTAGTTCTCGCGCTCAAAGAGCCCGCTCGCCTCGCGCCCCGCCGCGCGTCCGGCCGCATCGCCAACGGCACGGCCCAGGCGTCCTGTCAGGAAGCCCACGGCGCCGCCCGCAGCTTCGCCCGCCTGTTCGCCCGCGTTGCCCGCAACGGCACGGAGTTCGTCGGTGAGGAAAACGGCGAACTGGTCCTCGTTGGGGTTGAACCACCAGAGGACAAGAAGGAGCGTGCCAATCAGGATGGGGAGGACGATTCGCATAGCGGTAGGCGGGTAAGGAGGCCCGGGTCGTAGATATCGGCCTCTGGCGCCAGAGGCTTAAACGCTTCGGAGAGGGAGAGATGAGGCTTCATCTCTAATACGGAGCGCGCCTTTGCGTGAGATCAGCTGTCCACACCCTGCGTCATCGCGTAGACGAGGAGGTTGACGCCCATCTGGAGCGCGCGCTCGCGGACCTCGGGCGGGTCCGGGTGGACGCCCTCGGGCTCCCACCCGTCGGCGAGGTCGCTTTGGTAGGCGTAGAAGACGACGAGGCGCCCCTCGTGGAACAGACCAAGGCCTTGCGCGGCCTCGCCGTCGTGCTCGTGGATCTTGGGCAGGCCGTCCGGGAAGCGGAAGTGCGCGGAGTAGATCGGGTGCGACGCCGCCAGAGGCGTCAGTTCCTGCTCGGGGAAGACCTTGGCGAGTTCGCGGCGCAGCGCCTCGTCCATGCCGTAGTCGTCGTTGACGTAGAGGAAGCCGCCGGACGTGAGGTAGCGCCGCAGGCGCCCGGCCTCTTCTTCGGAGATGGCGATGTTGCCGTGGCCGTTGAGGAACAGGAACGGGTGGAGAAACAGCCGGTCGCTCGTTAACTCGACGGTCGCGGGCTCAGGCGAAATGTCGAGCAGCGCGTGGCGCCTCGCGTACTCGATCAGCGTCGGCAGCGGGTCCCCGGAGTACCAGTCCCCGCCGCCGCCGTACTGGACGCGCGCGATGGAGATCGCGCCCTCGGACTGGGCGCGCGCCTGGGGCGCGAGCAAGGCGCCAGAGGCGAAGAGCACGACGAGGAAAGCGGATCGCATGAGCGTAGAATACGGGACCGTGACTCCACCCCAACGATGCGCTTCGCTCTTCTGGTCTGCCTCGCCGCCCTCGTCGTTTCGCCTCTGGCGGGATGTGCCGACTCCGCGCCGCCAGAGGCGCCCGCCGTGTCTGCCTCTGGCGACTCGCTCGTGTCCACGTTCTCGATCGTGGCCGTGGACACGCTGACGGGCGAGATCGGCGTGGCGGTCCAATCGAAGTTTCCCAACGTGCGCTCGATCGTGCCGTGGGTGGAGGCGGGCGTGGGCGCCGTCGCCACGCAGAGCTTCGCGCGGCTGGACTACGGCCGCGAAGGCCTGGCACTGATGCGCAGCGGCGCACGCGCCGACGTAGCCATGCTCGTCCAACTCGGCGTAGACCCCGACCCCGAGAGCCGGCAGGTCGGCATGGTGGACGCCAGAGGCCGCGCGGCGACGTGGACCGGCGCCGGCGCGTTCGAGTGGCGTGGCGGCACCGCTGGCGGCGACGCTATTGAGTCCTTCACCAACCTCGCGCCAGAAGCCGGGACGATGATCGTCGGCGAGGGCTACGCGGCGCAGGGCAACATCTTGGTCAGCGAGGCGACCGTGCAGGCGATGGCCCGCACGTTCGAGGCCGCTGAGGGGCCTCTGGCGAAGCGGCTCATGGAGGCGCTCGTGGCCGGCGGCGCGGCGGGCGGCGACAAGCGCGGCGAGCAGAGCGCGGCGCTCGTGGTGCATCAGAAGGGCGCGGGCTACGACGGATCAGACACCATCGTGGACATCTCGGTCTACGACCACCCGACGCCTCTGGCGGAGCTGGAGCGGCTCTACGCGCTCAACGACCTGTACTTCACCGACTCGAAGCCGGAGAACATGACCGAGGTCACGCCTGCCATCGCACGCGAGATCCAGGAGATCTGGATCGCCAGAGGCTTCCAGTACGAAGGACCGGCGGATGGCGTGGTCGACGACGAGTTCCAGCGCATCCTGACGGACTATATGGGCTGGGAGAACTACGACCTCCGCATCGATGAGGTGTCGGGCGTGGACCTCGCCGCTGGTGAGACGCTGTACATCGACCGCGAGGTGCTGGAGGACATCCGGGCGGTCTTCCGCGAGGGCCGCTACCGATAGCCTCTGGCGCCAGAGGCCGAGCACCCGGCGCCGTTGCCCGCACCCAGGCCCGGTGATACGTTGCCGCCCCGCCCCGCCGCTTCTGGCGGGCGCGGCTCACCCGCCAGAGGCCACATGCTCCAGCAGTTCGACGAGCGCAACCGCGACCTGATCGTCAACATCAACGGCGACCTCGTCCACCGCGACAAGGCCGGCATCTCCCCCTTCGACTCCCTCGTGCAGGGCGGCGACGGCGTCTGGGAGGGCCTGCGCCTCTACGACGGCAAGATCTTCCGCTTGGAGGAGCATCTGCGGCGCCTGCACGATTCGGCGCGCATCATCGCCATCGAGGACATCCCGAGCCGCGACGCCATCGTGGAGGAGATCCGCCGCACGCTGGAGGCCAACAACATGACCGATGGCGTGCACATCCGGCTCACGCTCTCGCGCGGGACCAAAATCACGAGCGGCATGGACCCGCGCCTCAACCAGGCCGGCCCGACGCTCATCGTCCTCGCGGAGTTCAAAGCGCCCGTCTACGGCAAGACCGGACTGCGGCTCGCGACCTCGTCCGTGCGGCGCTTCCCGCCGGACTGCCTGGACCCGAAGATCCACTCCAACAACCTGCTCCAGAGCATCCTCGCCAAGATCGAAGCCAACGCCTCTGGCGCCGACTCGGCGCTGCTGCTGGACCGCGAGGGCTTTATCGCCGAGTGCAACGGCACGCACGTCTTTCTCGTCCGCGACGGCGCCGTGCTCACCAGCACGACCGACGCCTGCCCCGAGGGGATCACGCGCGAGACGGTCCTGGGCCTTTGCCGGGCGAATGGCATCCCGTATCACGTGGGGCGCTACTCGCTCGCCGAGGCCTACCGCGCCGACGAGATGTTCTGCACCGGCACGATGGGCGAGCTCGCCGCCGTGACCACGCTCGACGGCCGCACGATTGGCAGCGGCAGCGTCGGCCCGATGACCCAGCGCCTGACCGAGCTGTTCATGGCCGAAGTCCAGGCCTCTGGCGTGCGTGTGGTGGAGGGATAGGGAGGGATTCGGGATGGAGGGATAGCAGCTAAGAGCTTCGCCTTTCGGCGCCCCACCTCTAGCCTCTGGCGCCAGAGGCTAGAGGTGGGACCCGCATCCCTCTTCCATCCCGCATCCCTCCGCGCCAGAGGCCGGGTAGCTTCTTGCGATGTCGTTCTCTACCCCACCCCGCTCGCTCGCCTCGCGCCTGTGGTTCGCGTGGACCATGCTCGTCTACGTGCTCTTTACGCCCCCGTACTGGGTGCCGTGGATGCTCGCGATGCGCCTGCGCCCGACGGCGCGGACGTTCTGGCGCTGGTTCCGCGGGTGGGACCACGTGGTGTTCACGCTCTGCGGCTTCCGCCTGCGGACCGTCCGCGAGGGCGCCTCTGGCGCCGAGGTCGGCCCGGCGGTCTACGTCGCCAACCACCAAGCGATGCTGGACATCCCGGCGCTGATCCTCGCGATGGACGCGCCGTTCGTGTTCGTCGCCAGAGGCAGCCTGCGCCGCGTGCCGCTCGTGGCCGGCATCTTGCGGCAGTCGCGGTGCGTGTTCCTGGACCGCACCGCCAGCGGCACGGAGCGGGCGCTGGACGAGTCCGCCGAGCGCCTGGGTGCGGGCGAGAGCGTGCTGTTCTTCCCCGAGGGCACGCGCAGCTTTGACGGCCGGCTCAAGAGCTTTTACCCCAGCGCCTTCCGCCTCGCGATCCGCGCAGGCGTTCCCATCGTGCCCGTCGCGCTTGGCGGCACGCACCAGCTGTTGGACGAGAAGGCGCGGACCGCCCGGCCCGGCCTCGTCCACGTCCGCATCGGCGCGCCCCTCCACGCGTTGCCGGATGAGAACGCGGGCTCGCTGAGCGCCCGCGCGCACGCCGAGGTGGAGCGCCTGCTCGCGCTCGCCGCGCCAGAAGCCGTGCCTGCCGAAGCCTCTGGCGCTTAGCGCAACCTCTGGCGCCCGGGCCTGGTGCTACAGTGCGGGCGACGAGAACTCCTCGCGCGCGCGCTCACACCGCGTCCCGGCGGCGCTTCATGCGGCGGCCCATGCTGGGTGGGAAGAGGAACAAGCCGTACGGCTCCTGCCCTTCCTGGGAAAACGATTGGTGATGCCGCCCGTGCGCACGCTTGACCGCCTGGGCCGCTGGGTTCTTCGTCTTGAAGGGCATGAACCGCCGGTGCGCGTAGAGGTCGTGCAAGACGAAGTACAGCAGGCCGTACACGGCAATTCCGGTCCCCCACGCGAACGCCGCACTCGCCAGGGGCGCTTCTCGGCCCACCCACATCAAGCCCAGCGAGAGCGCCGCGAAGCCGAGCGAGAACAGGTCGTTGGCCTCGAACACGCCGTGCCCGTGACCGTGTTCGGGGTCGTGGTGCGTCCGGTGGATGCGCCAGAGGACGCCGTGGAAAACCCACCGGTGCAGGACGTAGGCGGCCACCTCGGTGACGGCAAAGGAGGCGAGGACGAGGAGCAGAAAGCGGAGCACGGGACCAGAGAAGCAGCGCGGCGGTAGAATCTCGCGCCCCCACATCCGTTCCGCTGCAAGCTCGCCTGGCCTCTGGCGGAACGCGCCCGCCTCATGCTTATCGACCTCTCCTCCGACGCCCTCCTCGCCAACTGCGACGTGGAAACCCTCGCCGCCGGCACGAAAGGCGGGCAGCGGGCGAACAAGGTCGAGACCGGCGTCCGGCTCACGCACCGCCCGACCGGCATCGTCGTCACGGCGCGGCGCAGCCGGAGCCAGTTCCGCAACAAGTCCATCGCCGTGCAGCGTCTGCGCGAGCAGTTGGAGGAGCGCGCGCGGCCCGTCAAGGTGCGCAAGGCCACGCGTCCCACGAAGGGCTCCAAGCGGAGGCGGTTGGAGGCAAAGAAGAAGCGCTCCGAGAAAAAGGACCGCCGCAACTGGCGGCCGGAGTAGAGGCCGGGCCCACGCGCCTGTGGCGCCAGAGGCTTCCCATCGTCTCCGCGACGCCGCCTCTGGCGTGGCCCCATCTTGCGGGAAACCCACCGCGCGCGCCATGCCCCGCTTCGTCGTCGTTCTCCTCCTCGCCAGCGGCCTGTGGCTCTCCGCCTCTGGCGCGGAGGCGCAGGACCAGCAGGTCCTCTTCCCCGGTCAGATCGGCGCCGAGTTGCGCGCCTCCATCAAGGCCGCCTACCGTCCGTCCTCGCTCACCGGGGACAACGACGACCTGTACTCGGTCGTGGACCGCACGACGGTGGACGGCGTGGACGGCGTGATCGGCGTCTACACCGGCTTGTTTGTCGAGTTCGACTGCCAGCCCTCGTGCGACCCTAGCCAGGACGTGTTCAACAACAACGCCGGGATCAACCAGGAGCACACGTTCCCACGCGCCGAGCTCAACGGGAGCAGCAGCCACATCTCCGAGAGCGACCTCCACAACCTCTTCCCGACGCGTGTGAGCGTCAACGCCGACCGCGGCAACTTCCCGTTCAGGGAGATCCCCGACGCGCAGACCACGCGCTGGTACCGCGGCTCCACAGCGACCTCCACGGCCCCGCCAGAGGCCGAGCGCGACGAGTGGAGCGAGCTCCGCAGTGGGCAGTCATTCGAACCCCGCGAGGTGCACGAGGGCAACGTCGCCCGCGCGATGTTCTACATGGCCACCGTCTGGGACGACGTAGCGGACCTCGCGTGGTTCTCGCCTCAGCAGGAGGACCTCTACGCGTGGCACCTCGCCGACCCTGTGGACCAGGCGGAGGTGGACCGCTCGGACCGCGTCGCGGCGTTCCAGCGCACCGCCTCTGGCGCCCCGGCGCCCAACCCGTTCGTCGTGGACTCCACGCTGATCCGGCGGGCGTTCTTTACCGTCGTGGCGAACGAGACCGCGCCAGAGGCCTCTGGCGTAACGCTCGCGCTTGCAGGCCCCAACCCGTTCGGTGCGCAGACGCGCGTTCGCGTCGTCGCCAGGGGCGTGGTGCGCGTGAGCATCATCGACGCGCTCGGCCGCGAAGCCAAGCACCTCTACGAGGGTCCCCTCGCGGGCGACGAGGCCACCCTGACCGTTTCCGGGGATGGCCTCGCGCCGGGCCTTTACCTCGTGCGGGTCGTCTCGGAGACGGGCACCGTTACGCGTCGGCTCGTCCGGACCCGGTAAGGCCGGGAGGCGGATTTCGCCAGAGGCCGTGTCCATCTGGGCGCGCCTCTGGCGACAGGCGAGGGACCTCTGGCGCCTCGCCAGAGGCGCGCGTTCCGGCGGGGAGCGCGATCCAGGCCGCGGGCTCCTGCGCTGGCGGCGGCGCGGCAGGCAGCAGGATCGAGAACGTGGTCCCGATCCCTTCCTCGCTCTCGAACGAGATCGTGCCGCCCATGGCGTCGATCAGGCGCCGCGTGATGGTGAGGCCGAGGCCGGTTCCTTCGTGGCTGCGCGCCGAGCCGGTGGACTCCTGCCGGAACGGCTCGAACAGCAGCGCCTGGAACTCCGGCGACATTCCCCGACCGGTGTCGGCGACATCGATGCGGACGCTTGTCCGCTCGCACGCCACGCGGACGGTCACCGACCCCTCGGCCGTGAACTTGATCGCGTTCGAGATCAGGTTTGTTAGCGACCGGCCCAGCGCGTGGGTGTCGGCGAGGGCAAAGAGCGGGGCCTCTGGCGCCTCCACGGTCAGCCCTAACCCCCGGCGCGCCGCCTGCTGCTGGAGCAGCCCCGCAACCGTTCGAACCTCCTGGGTTACATCGAGAGGCTCGGCGTTGATGCGCAGCTGCCCGGCCTCCATCCGAGCGAGGTCGAGAACGGAGTTCAGCGTGTTGAGCAGGCGCTCGCCGCCGTTCCGGATCGGCACAATGAGCTCTCGGAGGTCGTCTCCCGCCTCTTCCTCTAAAAGCTGGGAGTAGCCGATTACGGCCGTAAGCGGCGTGCGGATCTCATGGCTCATGTTGGCGAGGATCGACTTCTGGAGCGCCGCCGCGTCTTCGGCTGCGGCGCGGGCCTGCTCCAGTTCCTCCTCGCGCTCCGCCTGCTCCGTGATGTCCATCGCCACGCCGACAAGCCGGAGCGGGCGCCCGTCCTCCCGCGTGATCATGCGCACGATGGAATGGATGCGGCGCGGGCTCCCGTCTGCCCGGCAGATGGAGTACCGGTGGTCCACGGTCATCGCCTCGCCTCGCAGCAGCCGCTCCTCGTCGTCAGTGAGGATGGAGCGGTCCTGAGGCGTGACGAAGTCGATTACCTGCGGTGGCTCGCCCGGATGCGGCGGGATGCCGACCACGCGGTACATGCCGTCGGACCATTTGCGGCGGGTGGTCCGCAGATCGTGGCTCCAGCTTCCCATCAGCGCGAGCTGCTCCGATTCCTGCAGCGTCCGGTCGCGCTCCTCCCGCGCGTTTTGTTCGCGGATGCGGGCGTACGCCATGATGATCAGCACCATGCACGTCGCGGAGGCGCTCAGCACGAACACCCCCACATCGCTCAAAGGGTTCGGCACCGCGAGGCCTATCCCCACGGTCCCGATGCTGCAAACCGCCAGGTACCACGCCAGAGGCCGCACCCTCCGGACCGAGGCGCCGAGCAGCGAGCCGGCAGCGAACAGCGTGAAGAGGAAGCCTACCGCCACTTCTGGCATCAGGCGGCTGGAATACGCCATCATGCCGATCCACACCAACAAGCCACCGAGATAGGCCGCCAAAAGTGGGAGTGGGCGCGCTTGGGCGCGCTTGCTCGAATACGTCAGCGCCAGGGTGAGGCCGGTCGCGCAGGTCGCGACCGCGCGAATCCACAACACGTCGAACACGCCCCCAACGGCGAAGGCGACCCCGAACGCCGGAATAAGGCCGAGGCACAGGCACAGCGCCAGCCGCAACGTCCTCAAGACGATCACGTCGTGATCGGCCTCTCCCAGAAAGGGATTGAGCGAGATGGGGAGGTAGACGCGCACGAAAATGGGGAATACTCCTAGGGGTATCGCCCTTCACATGCAGAGCTAAACCCCGCCCCGCTCTGTGCCCTTATCGGCGCACGTACGTGTCGAAGCGGAAAGCCGGCCGTCCGTCAGCCGCCGGGTGCTTTTGCCGCTCCGCGAGCTCGAACGGGCCACCGTTTTCTTCCAGCAGATGCCGGTACGGCGGGAAGTACGTGTCACCAGAAAACTCCCCTTCCACGAGCGTCAGTTCCAGCCGGTCGGCCAAGCCGTCTTCCAGGACCGAGCCGTAGACGCCCGCGCCGCCGCCGATAAACACCCGCTCTGCATCCGCGAACGCCTCCAGCGCCAGAGGTAGCGAGCCGTAGACGTGGATGCCCGGGTGGTCTACGCGTGTCGGGTGGCGCGTGAGAACTACGTTCTCGCGGTTGGGGAGCGGCCCGCCGTTTTGGTGGAGCAAGCTCTCGAACGTCTTGCGACCCATGATGAGCGGGTGGCCGGTCGTGAGCGTTTTAAAGCGCCGGAAGTCCACCGGGAGGTGCCACGGCAGCTCCAGCCCGTCACCGATCAGGCGGTCGCTCTCGGTCCCCGGCGCTTCCGCCACAGCGGCGATCACGACGACCTCGGGGCGCGCCGTGGCTCTCGCTTCCGCGCCAGAGGCCTCTGGCGCAGCCTGCGGGGAGGTGTCTTGAGTGGACTCGTTCATACGGCGACCTCGAATTTGATGGCTGGGTCCGGGCTGTATCCGTGAAGCGCGACGTCTTCGAAGCGGAGATCGTCCAGGCCGCGCGGCGAGCCGTCCGCCAGAGGCGCGATGGAAAGCGTGGGCGCCGGACGCGGCGTGCGGGTGAGTTGCTCGCGCAGGCCGTCCACGTGATTGACGTAAATGTGCGCGTCCACGAGCGCGTGCGCAAAGCGGCCGGGCCGCAGGCCGGTCATGCCCGCAATCGCGTGGATGAGGAAGCTGTAGCAGGCGAGGTTGAACGGCACGCCGAGCGCGAGATCGGCGGAGCGCTGCGAGAGGTGCCCGTTGAGGAACGCCGGGCCTCCATCCGCCGCTGGCGTCACGTTGAGCACGAAGGCGAAGTGGCACGGCGGCAGGCGGCTCACAGCCGCGTTCGCGGGGTGCCACGCGCTGACGACGAGCCGCCGAGACATTGGGTTGCGGCGGAGCTCGCGGATCACGTAGCCGATCTGATCGAACGAGAGCGAGCCGTCGGCCTCTTGCGTCACGTCGGGGTGGCTGGCATCGGCCCACCGTTCGTCGCCCAGCGCGACGCCAGAGGCCGGGACGGGAAAGCGGCGCCAGAAGCGGCCGTAGGCGGTCTGGAGGTCGCCGGCGTCGTCGGCCCAGGCGTCCCAGATCTTGGTGTGCTGGCGGAGCTCGCGGATGTGGTCCGCACCCGAGAGGTACCAGATCACCTCGCGCAGCATCGACGAGAAGTAGACCTTCTTGGTGGTCAGCAGCGGGTAGCCCTCGGCGAGATCGACGGTGTAGTGCTCGCCGAACGACGAGAGCGTGTCGGTCCCCGTCCGGTTCTCTTTGCGCACGCCGCGCTCCAGCACGCGGCGGACGAGCGCGAGGTAGGCCTCCTCGGCGCCTGTGGTGGTGGTCTCGGGCTCTGCGACGGCGGGCATCTCTCGGGCGTGGGGCGGCCTCGCAAGGTCCCAGCACACGGCCTCTGGCGCAAGGCGATTTTGAGGGATGCGGGATGGAAAGGGATGGAGGGATGCGGGCCTCTGGCGGGGTGCCTCGCGCGGGTTCTGGGCTCTGGGTTCTGGGTTCTGGGTTCTGGGTAAAGCTGCCCCGCTTGCCCCCCGGACGCCAGAGGCCCGCCTGGTTTCCCTCACGCATCACGCAGTCCGCATCACGTTCTGGCGCCAGAGGCACGCGGTACCGCGATCTTCCGGTCCCCGTACCCCGTACCCCGTACCCCGTACCCCGTACCCAAAATGGATCCCGGCCTCCACGTCAAGCAAGCCATCAACCACCTCAACAAGATTGTCCAGTACGTCCCGTTCGTCGTCGAGGACGGCGATGATGGGCCGACCGCGACCGTCGCGCTCACGCCCGAGGACTGGGGCGTCGTCGCGGACGCGCTGTTCCACATGGACACGCCCAAGGAGGTCTTCCCCGACTCCATCGCGGATTACCGCATGGACAACGCCACGGGGACGATCCGCCTGGACCTTCAGGACGGCACGGCCGTGACCGTCGAGGCGGGCTAGTCCTCTGGCGCCAGGGCCGCCCGGTACCAGTGGCGCGCCAGAGGCTACCGGCCGGCGTAAAGCACGCTCTCGGTCAGCACCTCGTACGGGTTGATCGGCGTGCCGCGGCCGGAGCCCTTGCGCAGGATCTGGAAGTGCAGGTGTGGGCCCTGGGCGTTGCCTGTGCTGCCGACGGTCCCCAACACGTCGCCGCGCTGGACCGTGGAGCCGATCTCGATGCCGTCCTCGTAGGCGTCCAGGTGCGCGTAGTAGAAGTCGTGCGTGCCGTCGGCCGAGGTCAGGTAGAGCGTGCGGCCGCCGAGCGCGTTCCAGTGCTTGCGCGAGACGCGGCCGTCCACGATGGCCAGGACCGGCGTGCCGCGCGGCGCGGCGATATCGATCGCGTTGTGCGTGCGCCCGCCCGAGCGGCCCGCGTGGAACGAGTCCTTGAGGCGGTCCACGCTGATCCCCTCTACCGGAATCAGCGCGCCAGAGGCGAGGCTGGGTGCAGAGCCCGAGACGGCGCGCGGGCGTGAGGCCTCTGGCGCACGCGCTGGCCGTTCCGGCCGGCTGCTCACGACGCGAACGGCGCCTCCTCCCGAGCGGACCGGGGCGGTTTCCGCGCGTGGTGCGGCGGCCCAGCCGTTGGCGCGGGTGCCCGCGCCAGGGGCCGCGCATCCGGCGAGTACAACAGTCAGGAGAGCAAGGGCAGAGAGAAAGCGCATACCGGTGAGCCGCGGCTGAGGGATCTCGGGTATCGGCGACCGCGCCGAGCCCTTAACCACGAACGGTGGACGAACGCGGAATGAGAGTGCTCCCCTTGAGGACAGTGTAGGGGTTGACCGGCGTTCCGCGTCCCCTCCCGGCTTTGTGGAGGATCTGGAAATGCAGGTGCGGCGCCCGCGCGTTGCCCGTCGTGCCGACGAAGCCCAAGGTATCGCCTTGCTGCACGAGGCTCCCGACCGTGGCGCCAGAGGCGTAGCGCGAGAGGTGCGCGTAGTAGAAGTCGTAGTCGCCGTCCGGGCTCGT carries:
- the thyA gene encoding thymidylate synthase; this encodes MPAVAEPETTTTGAEEAYLALVRRVLERGVRKENRTGTDTLSSFGEHYTVDLAEGYPLLTTKKVYFSSMLREVIWYLSGADHIRELRQHTKIWDAWADDAGDLQTAYGRFWRRFPVPASGVALGDERWADASHPDVTQEADGSLSFDQIGYVIRELRRNPMSRRLVVSAWHPANAAVSRLPPCHFAFVLNVTPAADGGPAFLNGHLSQRSADLALGVPFNLACYSFLIHAIAGMTGLRPGRFAHALVDAHIYVNHVDGLREQLTRTPRPAPTLSIAPLADGSPRGLDDLRFEDVALHGYSPDPAIKFEVAV
- a CDS encoding MFS domain-containing histidine kinase; amino-acid sequence: MRVYLPISLNPFLGEADHDVIVLRTLRLALCLCLGLIPAFGVAFAVGGVFDVLWIRAVATCATGLTLALTYSSKRAQARPLPLLAAYLGGLLVWIGMMAYSSRLMPEVAVGFLFTLFAAGSLLGASVRRVRPLAWYLAVCSIGTVGIGLAVPNPLSDVGVFVLSASATCMVLIIMAYARIREQNAREERDRTLQESEQLALMGSWSHDLRTTRRKWSDGMYRVVGIPPHPGEPPQVIDFVTPQDRSILTDDEERLLRGEAMTVDHRYSICRADGSPRRIHSIVRMITREDGRPLRLVGVAMDITEQAEREEELEQARAAAEDAAALQKSILANMSHEIRTPLTAVIGYSQLLEEEAGDDLRELIVPIRNGGERLLNTLNSVLDLARMEAGQLRINAEPLDVTQEVRTVAGLLQQQAARRGLGLTVEAPEAPLFALADTHALGRSLTNLISNAIKFTAEGSVTVRVACERTSVRIDVADTGRGMSPEFQALLFEPFRQESTGSARSHEGTGLGLTITRRLIDAMGGTISFESEEGIGTTFSILLPAAPPPAQEPAAWIALPAGTRASGEAPEVPRLSPEARPDGHGLWRNPPPGLTGSGRADA
- a CDS encoding dihydrofolate reductase, producing MNESTQDTSPQAAPEASGAEARATARPEVVVIAAVAEAPGTESDRLIGDGLELPWHLPVDFRRFKTLTTGHPLIMGRKTFESLLHQNGGPLPNRENVVLTRHPTRVDHPGIHVYGSLPLALEAFADAERVFIGGGAGVYGSVLEDGLADRLELTLVEGEFSGDTYFPPYRHLLEENGGPFELAERQKHPAADGRPAFRFDTYVRR
- a CDS encoding M23 family metallopeptidase yields the protein MRFLSALALLTVVLAGCAAPGAGTRANGWAAAPRAETAPVRSGGGAVRVVSSRPERPARAPEASRPRAVSGSAPSLASGALIPVEGISVDRLKDSFHAGRSGGRTHNAIDIAAPRGTPVLAIVDGRVSRKHWNALGGRTLYLTSADGTHDFYYAHLDAYEDGIEIGSTVQRGDVLGTVGSTGNAQGPHLHFQILRKGSGRGTPINPYEVLTESVLYAGR